The DNA window GATGTCGAGCGTCTCGCCCCACCACTCGAGTCGCTGGCGCATGTCGCGGTTCAGCGCCCGGAGCGGCGTGATGTAGAGCACTGAAATCCCAAATCTGGGGTTTGCCTCCGCTACGGAATCGAAGACGGGCAACATCGCCGTCTCGGTCTTGCCCGTCCCGGTCGGTGCGATGACGAGCCCGTTCTTTCCCTCCGCGAGCGGCGGAATCGCACGCTTCTGTGGCTCCGTCGGCGTCGAGAAGCCTCGCTCGGAGAGCGCCGACCGAACCTCCGAGCCGAGCCGCGCGAAGGCGGCAGAACCAGCGGCCTGCCTGTCCTGCATCGTGGTTTTCGTTGGGAGCGAAGCGAATTAAGCGCGTTGCCTACTCAGGTGTCGCCGTCCGTCGCTACGGTTCCACGACCAGTTTCCCGAGGAAGCTCTCTTCCAACACGTCGCGCTGTGCCTCGTCCACCTCGTCCAGCGAGTACGTCCGGGCGATTTCGGGGACGACTTCGCCGTCCGCGACGAGTCGGGCCAACCGCGCTAGCACCGCCGAAATGTCCGGGGTGTTGTACATGCTCATCAGCGTTATCGTCAGCTCCTTCGAGCGCGCGGCGGGGACGTTCTCGAACCCGGCCGCCACATCCTCGTTGCCGATGCCGACGATGCGGGCACCCGTCGCCGCCACGTCCGCGTCGAACTGGAGGTAGTCGTCCAGCCGGTGGTCGAGGATGACGTCCGGTTTCCCGGCCTCTTCCACCGCCTCCGCGAGGTCCTCCCTGCGGTAGTCGAGCACCGTGTTCGCGCCGACCGCTTCGAGGCGGTCGTGGTAATCCTCGCTCGCCGTCGTCGTCACGCGGGCACCGGTCGCGGCCGCGAGTTGCACCGCGACGTGGCCGACGCCGCCGCTACCGCCGTGCACGAGGCAGGTTTCGGCGGGTTCGAGGTCGCCGTGGTCGATGAGCGCCCGCCACGCCGTGACGCCGACGAGGGCGACCGCCGCGCCCTCCTCGAAGCCGACGCCATTCGGAAGGTGGGCGACCGTATCCGTCGGCGTCGTGGCGTACTCCGCGCACGTTCCGGGTCGGTCGTTCCCGAGGCCGGTACCGAACACCCGGTCGCCCGCCTCGAACTCCTCGATGTCGTCGCCGACGGCTTCGACCTCGCCCGCGAAGTCCGACCCCGGAATCCACGGGAGGTCGCCGGGCGAGTACGACCCCTCGCGGAAGTAGGTGTCCACGGGGTTGACCGCGGCGGCGCGGACCGCCACCAGCAGTTCGTCGTCGTCGGGTTCCGGTCGGTCGATGTCGTCTACCTGTAGCACGTTCGGCCCGCCGTGTTCGTGATAGCGTACTGCGCGCATGTGTGGGGCCACGATGGGAAGGAAAATAAGTCCGCAGGGGTCACAGTGACAGTATGTCCCCAACCGACGCGCCGAACCACATCGCCCATCGCGGGTTCGCCGACGACTATCCCGAGAACAGTCCGCTCGCGTTCGAGCGGGCGGCGGACTGCGCCGACGCCATCGAGATGGACGTCCAGCGGTGTGGCACCGGCGAACTCGTCGTCTTCCACGACGCGAAACTCGGACGGTTGACCGACGAGTACGGGTTGGTCCAGGACACACCGTGGTCGGTGCTCCGAGGCCTCTCGATTCTCGGGTCTGACGAGACGGTTCCGTCGCTGGAAACCGCACTCGACGCGGTTCCGGCGGGGACGGCCATCAACCTCGAACTGAAACACGTCGGGATGGCGGACCGAGTGTTAGACGCGGTGGGGGCAGTCGAAAACGAGATACTGCTGTCCTCGTTCGACTCGCGCGTTCTCCGGAACCTCCGGGAACGGGACGCAGACGTTCGACTGGCCTACATCAACCAGCGCGGGCCGAACTGCATCGACACTGCCGTCGATTTGGACTGCGCGTGTGTGCACCCCCGAGCGGACCTCTGCGACGCGTCGTTCGTGGCGCGGGCGCACGAGGCCGGATTGACCGTGAACTCGTGGACGGTGGACGACGAGGAGGGGGCGGCCACCCTCGCGGAGGCCGGCGTCGATGGTATCGTCTCCGACACGTCGGCGGTCTTCTGAAGTCCCCGATAAAAGGGCGGTAAATACGGCGAAATAATCGACGATAGACCGTCCGGCCGGACGTCAAAACGGGTCGCGGCAAAAACCGCCTTGGGCGTGAACCGGCGGGATTTAAGCGGCGCGGAAACCCCCTTTCGAACGCATGAGGCTACACGAGTATCAGGCGAAGGAGGTGTTTTCCGACGCGGGAATTCCGACGCCGGATTCGGCGCTCGCAGAGAGTGTCGAGGAAGTCGTCGAAGCGGCGGAGGACATCGGCTACCCTGTCGCGGTAAAAGCGCAAGTACACGTCGGCGGCCGCGGAAAGGCCGGCGGAATCAAACTCGCTGAAGACCGTGACGAGGCCGAGGAAGCCGCCGAGGACATTCTCGGAATGGACCTCAAGGGATACACAGTCGAACAGGTGTTGGTCGAAGGTGCCGTCGATTTCGTCAACGAACTCTACGTCGGCGTGACGATGGACCGCGGCGAGGGCAAACCGGTCGCAATGGTCTCCACGAAAGGCGGCGTGGACATCGAGGCCGTCGCCGAGGAGACGCCCGACGCCATCGCGCGGGAGCACATCGACCCGGCGTTCGGCATGCACCCGTACCAGGCTCGTAAGGCCGTGTTCGACGCGGGCGTGGACAAGGACATCGCCATGGACGTCGCGGGCGTCCTCACGACGCTGTACGACCTCTGGTCCGACAAGGACGCGAACGACGCCGAAATCAACCCGCTGATGGTCACCTCGGACGACGAGGTTATCGCGGCCGACGCGGTGCTCAACATCGACGACGACGCGCTCTTCCGTCACCCCGACCTCGCCGAGATGGAGGAGGACTCCTACGAGGACGACCTCGAACGCAAGGCCGGCGAGTACGGCTTCGACTACGTTCGACTCGATGGCAACGTCGGCATCATCGGCAACGGTGCCGGACTCGTCATGACCACGCTCGACCTCGTGGACTACTACGGCGGCGAACCCGCCAACTTCCTCGACATCGGTGGCGGCGCGAAAGCCGAGCGCGTGACGAACGCGCTCGACATGGTGTTCTCGGACGAGAACGTCGATTCGGTCGTCTTCAACATCTTCGGCGGCATCACCCGCGGTGACGAGGTTGCCAAGGGTATCAACGAGGCGCTCGAATCGCTCGACGAGATTCCGAAACCCGTCGTCGTTCGACTCGCCGGGACGAACGCCGAGGAAGGAATGGACATCCTGAACACCGACCTCGTTCAGGTCGAAGCGACGCTCGAAGACGCGGTTCAGCGTGCCGTCGAAAACGCGGAGGAAGAACAATGAGCATTCTCGTCGACGACGACACCCGAGTGGTCGTCCAAGGTATCACTGGCGGTGAGGGCAGTTTCCACACCGAACAGATGATGGAGTACGGAACGAACGTCGTGGCCGGTGCGGTCCCCGGCAAGGGCGGCCAGGAAGTGCAGGGCGTGCCCGTCTACGACACCGTGAACGAAGCGGTCGAGGAGGAGGACGCCGACGCGTCCGTCATCTTCGTCCCGCCCGCGTTCGCCGGAGACGCAATCTTCGAGGCGCTCGACACGGACCTCGACCTCGCGGTCGCCATCACGGAAGGCGTCCCAACGCAGGACATGTCGAAAGTGTACAAGCGCCTCTCGGAGACCGACACGCGCCTGCTCGGCCCGAACTGCCCCGGCATCATCACGCCCGGCGAGGCCAAACTCGGTATCCTCCCCGGCAACATCTTCGAGTCCGGGAACGTCGGTCTCGTCTCCCGTTCGGGGACGCTGACCTACCAAGTCGTGGATAGCCTCACCCAGCGCGGTATCGGGCAGACGACCGCCATCGGCATCGGCGGCGACCCGATCATCGGCACGGACTTCATCGACGCCCTCTCGCTCTTTGAGGACGACCCCGATACCGATGCCGTCGTCATGTGCGGCGAAATCGGTGGCGAGGACGAAGAGGAAGCGGCGGCGTTCATCGCCGAGAACATGGACACCCCGGTCGCCGGCTTTATCGCGGGCCGCACCGCCCCGCCAGGAAAGCGCATGGGCCACGCGGGTGCCATCGTCTCCGGCAGCGGCACCGGCACCGCCGAGTCCAAAATCAACGCCCTCAACGACGCGGGCGTCCCGGTCGGCGACACCCCCGAGGAAGTCGCGGACAACATCGAAGACTTCCTGTAAGCAGTCCTCGAACGGTTCGATTCTCGTTTCTTTTATCGCGCAACTGTATCGCTCGTCAGCCGAACGCTCGTCCGAACTGTCGGCCGAACGCTCGTCCAAAACATCCTTCAGATCCGCCTCCGTACACTCGTCCGATGAAAACCGAAGCGCTCGCCGGACGGAGCGCGACGGAACTCGTCGGGACCGCCATCCCGGTGGCGATGGGGCTGTTCACGCTCGCGTTGTTCCTCTTTTCGGGGAGAACGGTGCTGTTCGTCGGAGGAGCCATCGGCATCGGGTTGGTCCTCTTCTCCGGCCTCGTCAGCTATCGGGACGCCCGAAACCGAGGGTGATATTTTTCCGACCGGTTCCCGTTCGATTTCGTATGGACGATGCCGAACTACAAAAACGACTTCGCCGAATCGAGTACCGTCAGTATCTCATTCTCGCTCTGCTCGTCGTTCCGTATCTCGCCGAACTGGTCGGCGTCTGGGTCGCCGGTCTATTCGCCATCGTGGTCGGATTCGCCGCCTTCACGATGGTCGTCATCTACCGCCGAAACGACCGGAGCACGGCGTGAAGATATTCGATACCCGATATCCGGTTTCCGCCGCGCTCGATACCCGCCGTTCTCGATACCCGTCCTGTTCGCGTCAGCGCCGACTCGGGGTGCCCATCTCGTAGTCCGAAGAGAGGTCCAGCAGTCGTTCGACCATCGTCGGAAGCGTTCGCAAGCGGACGGTGTTCTCCTCGCGGCCGCTTTCGATGAGTCCCGCATCGGCTAACTTGGGGAAGTGAACGTGCCTGAGACTCGTCATCGCGCGGTCGTGTGTCTCGGCCGTGACTTCCATTCCGTCCGTTTCGTTGACGATGATTTCGGCCAGCGCGTCGTGGTGAACCGCGCCGTCGAACGTTTCGAGAAGGTGGTAGAGAACGAGACGACGGCGATAATGAGAGAGAACGTCGAACGAACGACTCAGTGGGAGTCCATGGTCCATTACACACGCTTCTTCCGCCTCCCGAGGGGTGTGTCCGCTGGTTTACGTCTCAAATCTTTATATGGTGTCTTCCGTCACGCTGTTCTCGACCAGCGCGGCGGTCCCTTTGCGCAGGCGGACCGACAGCGCTTGCGCGCTGATGTCGAATTCCTCGGCGAGTTCTTCGAGCGTCGTCCGTCGCGGTACGTCGAAATACCCTGCGTCCAGCGCCCGGCGGAGCGTTTCGTGCTGGAGTTCCGTCAACTCCATCCCGCCGGAGTCGTCCGCACTGCTGTACAGCGCATCGACGGAGAGGGTGTCGTAGTTGTCCTGCCACCAGTCGGCGAACGACGCGAACGCATCGCGGTCGGGAAACCGGAATCGGGCCTCCCACCCGTCCCGCGTCCCGACCGCATCCAGCAGGACGCCGCCGAGGTCGACCCACACGTGATTCGACGACGCGGCACTTACCGCTTCGGAGTAGTTTGCACGATAGAGCCGACGACCGTCGTCCTCGGCGAGGTGTTCGAACTCCGCAATCGACGAATCGTCCGCCATGGCCGCTTCGAATCCGTCGTGGTCGTCACCGTGCGCCCAGAACAACAACTGGACGGTTTCCTCCGAGCCGACGCTCCGCTCGCGCTCCACCTCGATAGTCACGTCGGGATGCGCCGCAAGTGTGGATTCGAGAACAGGTGTTTGCACGGTGATTTCGGCGATTATCACATGTCCTCCCAAACGGTGGAGAAATATATCTCTCATGGTATCGCCAATTTTCGATTTCGTTCCAAAATTTGCGAGCTTTTGTATATGGTGTTGGAACTGAATGGTTTCGCTCGATGACTCGAGCGATTTCGGCCGGGACCAGTTCGGCGCGTCCCGACAGAATACAAACCTGTCGGTCGATGCCAGTAATCCTCCGGACGCGGATATGTAGGACGAAGCGAACGAGGTATCGCCGTAAAGGCGGGTGCTGGAACACCTACCTCGTTTACTTCGGACAGTCACCGAAGCCTGTTCGACAGGGATTCTCCGCGAGAAAAGCGTACCGCTCGGCGACCGCTCCCGAAAACCTATCCGTTCTGTGACGAACGCGTCAGAAAGATGGCGTGATAGACCCCGAGTACATGCGGTTGTGGCCGTGTGGACATCGGCTAGCCGCGTAGGGAGTTCCGACAGTTCGTTCTTGTTGGCGAACACATCGACCGTAAAAACCGCTCCACGAGGCCGACCATCACCACGGACGCGTCGCCCTCAGCCGGTCTGCCACGGCCACGACGTCGAGAAGTGCTGGCGACGGACCGCTTCGAACATCGCCAGCAGGCCGCCGCCGATGAGCGAGATGGTCCCCAGCCCTTTCGGTGACGTCGCCGGGAAGACGGTTCGATAGGTGAACGTGCGGTCCGCTCCCCGCACGTGCACCTTCACGTTCTTCGGCCGAAAACCGGGACGGGACGCACTGGGAAGCGACTCACTGGAATCAAAGGCGTACGTCTTTCCGTTGAGCGCACCGTCGACGACGTGCTGCTCCTGTGGCGTGAGCATCCCGTATTCGTAGACCGGTTGCCCCGTATACTCTCCGCTCGAACCCTGTTTAAACTCGTACTGAAGTGCACCGATGCTGAGGACTACCCCGGCAACGATCATGAACATGCCGAGAAAGAACAATCCGTAACGTATCCTCTTCCGGTCGTATCCTTCCCGTTCGTGACCGCTAGTTCGTAGTGGCGTCCATCGTCCATCCGCGAACCGTCCAAGGGTGTGACGCCGAGAACGTCCGTCACGCGAAGTCCACTGTCCTCCATCGTGTGGACTCGGCGAGGTGCTCCGGATCGGTATCAGAATTGTCGTCTCGGCTTCTGCGGTCCGCTAAAAGAACGTTCTTCGCGTTTTCGTGCGCGATACATGCGGAACTTATACAGATGCGTCAATCCGGGAGAGAGATGGTCAACCCAAGGCCGGGAGAATTTGGATCTTCGATAAATACGCGTGTCGGAACGCCCGTTCTCCAGACCGCGTCTATATCGCCGGGGTCGACAGTTCCGACAAACGGACCGGCGTCACCGTTCTGAATCTCATCTTGACCAGGGTCGAAATACTCATCGTGAGGTTGCACCTGCCCACTGATGTCGATGGTGTAATCGTATCCGGGCCAATCCGGATTCCCGTCTCTCTCTACTGAAACTGCTGCTTTGAGATTTGCTGTCGTCACATCGATCGTTAGCCATCCGTAGTCGTTATAAGTGACATTAATCTGAGTAATAGAATCGTCAGAGTCCATCCAGTAGTTGTCTACCCCGCCGTCACTAACCTGCCCATCCACGAAGTCCTTTCCCACACCGAGAATGTCGTCATCTCCGTTAGCCTGACCACCCTTTTCTAGGTCGTCGTAACCTGTGGCAGTGTGCACCTGATACTCCCAGTAATTACTATTGGAATAGACCCGTATTTCATCCGTGTTTGCCGTTGCCGTCCCGGTCGCAGCGATTCCACCGGCAACCCCGACTCCAGCGGTCGCAGTCGATCGGAGGAAACGTCGTCGTCCGAATTCTTTCTCACTCATTGCTTTTGGATTCAAGGACGTTATATTATTATATTTTTCGGAACGGAAAAATATAAAATCCATCCCTTTCCAACTAGATCGTTCGATAGCTGATTTCCCGATGGTGGAAGAACCGCCCGGTGGATGAATATCGACAGGTCTTCCCGAGTGAAAGCCACTCAGGCGACGTACCGCAAGACGACCTCACGGGGCAACCTGTTCGTGGTCGACCGTGTACGTAGCCAAAGATTGATTCTGGATACGTCGCTTCTCATCGAGTGATGAACAGCGACTCGGACGCCCTCGAAAAGGTGGACGAATTGGAGTCAAATGGCCATGCCCAGAAGATACCGGCCATGACGCTGCAGGAACTCTTCATCGGCATCGGTGCCAGCGACCTCCCGAAGTCCTAACGTGAAAAAATCGAAGCAGTCATCGAACCTCGTCCTGTTCTCGAAACCACGGAAGCAATCGCTCGAAAGGCGGGATTCATCGATGGGACGCTACGCCGGGACGGAAATCGAATCGACATCGGTGATGCGACGATTGGCGCAACTGCCCTTCGAGAAGACGAACCGGTCGTAACGGGCAACAGCGAGCATTTCGGGCGTATCGACGGCATCGACGTTGAATCCTACTGAGAGCACAGAATCGTCAGAAACGGGTCGGGGAAGATTCGAACCACGTCTCGTCTACTTCGAACTTTGTGGAGACGTTCCTGCTCGTTCACTTCGTTCACTCCACGGGCACGCGACTCCGCGAGTTCGAACTGCCGGACCATTTCGACGTCGTAGATTCCTCGCTACGCTCGTCGTGTAGCGTCATCAGAAATGGGTCGGGGCAGATTCGAACTGCCGATCTGCTCCGTGTGAAGGAGCTGTCATAACCGGACTAGACTACCGACCCGCACGCAGTTCATCGTTTTCCTGCACCGGACTTAAGGCTTGCTTTCGAGAGCGGGCGGCCACCACGACCAAGGGCCGTCGATGCCGACCCCCGAGCATGACCGACTGGACCGTTATAAACGTCGCCGACGCGGACCCCGGCGTTCTGGACGGCTCGAAATCCCTCAACGAGGTGCTGTCGGCCCACGCGCGGGCGCGGACGAAGTTTGTGCTCCCCGAGGGGCGCTACCACCTCGACGGGCCGTTCGTCCACAACGATTGCGAGGCGATTGCGGTGGTGGGCGACCCGCACGCCACGCTGATCGTGAGCGACCCCGACCAACAGTACTGCCTCGACGTCGGCGGCGACTGGGGCGTCTCACCCGGCGCGTCGGCGACGACGGTCGAAATCCGGAACCTCACGTTCGATATGACGGCTGACGGCGTGGGCGCGCAAGCCGTCTCGGCGCGGGCGAGCGAGGACCTAAAAATCGAGGGCGTGACCGTCGACGGCGAGTGCGCCTCGGCGGGGAAGAAGGCCCTCGGTGCGATTTACGCGGCGGTCACGCATCCGGAGGGGGCGGGCGTCGTGTCCGTCTCGCTCCCGGACGGTTGTGCGTTCGCCCCGGAGAGCTACCCCGACCAGTCGCCCGCGGAGTCCCAGACCAGCCACCCCATCGGGGTCAACGTCTCCGACGACCACCGCGGCGAGTTGACGTTTCGGGACTGCCGCGTCGAAGGCTGGGTGAACAACGGCGGCTACCTCGCGGGCGGGGAAGGTCCGTGTCTCGTCGAGGGCGGCCTCTGGAAGAACAACGGCAACGCGAATCTCCGCTTGGGCGACGGCGACGAAGCCCGCGACGTGCGAATCGAGGTGGACGAGACGAGCTACACGGGGTGCGGCCTCTGGCTACAGGAGGGTGACTGCCGCGTCTCCGGCAGTGAACTCCGCCTGCCGAACTGTGACAACGACGGTCTCCGCGTTTCGAGTCGCTCCGCCCGCGTACGCGGATTGAAAATCGACTGCACCTCGTCGGCGCGCCCCATCAAGGTCAACGACGGGGACGGGCCGGTCGTGCTGGAGGACGTCGAACTCGTGGACTCGGGCGACGGGTCGAAACACGGCTACGCCGTCGAACTGTGGCGGGAAAACACCGAACTTCGGAACTGCCGCTTCGCGTTTCGGAACGGGGACGAAAATCGCAACGGCATCAACGTCCTCGGGACGCGAACCGTCTTCGACGGCGTGACGGCGACGCACGACGCCGACGGCACGACGGTGCTCGTCAAGGCCGACGACGCGACGTTCCGGAACTCGACGTTCGGCGGGCGCGTCGATGTGGATAGAAAAAACGCGTCGGAGCCGCGCGTCGAGGACAGCGATTTCACCGCGTGTGAGTGTATCGGCTTCGACGGCTAGCTCATCCGCATTCGATTTTTCGCGTCCCGCATCGCGGACCGCGACCGTTCTTTCGCTCTGTGCTCCGCGTCGCGGAGGTTTTCGCGCATTCGTTCGCGTCGTGACGGCTCGGTGGGTCGCTCTCGTCCGGTCACCTCGCGGGCCTTTCGCTCGACGGGTCGTAGTTCTTCGCGCACTCCACGCCCGAGATGACTTCCGGCATGTCGGAGGTGGTGCCACGCGTCTTTGAAGTGTGCGTTCATCGTTCTCTCCGATTATGTTGCTACGCGCGGGTCAGATATAATCGTTCCGTCGGTATTCGGCGGGAGTGTCGGTTCAAAAACGGTTTTACCGCGGGCCAAGAAAGAACGCATGTATGTTTACGCGGCTTTCGATTCCGACGCCGTTTCAAATCGGACCGGTGAACGCCTATCTCGCGGGGCGGACGCTGGTCGACCCGGGTCCGGGAAGTGAGGAAGCATGGACCGCGCTGCTCGACGGATTGGAGCGACACGACCTCGCTCCCACGGACATCGAACAGGTGCTCATCACGCACCCCCACCCCGACCACTTCGGGTCGGCAAAACGGCTTCGAGAATCGGGTGCCCGCATCGTCGCCAGTACCGAAGCGGCCGCCATCGTCCGGGACTTCGGCGACCGACTCGCGTACGAACAGGAATACTTCGCCGACTTCTTCGACCGCTGTGGAATGGCCGAAACGACCGCCAAAACGGTTACCGACCTGCCGGAGGCCTACCTCTCTGTGGCCCCCGGCGTCGAAACCGACCTCGAACTCGACGACGGCGAGTCCGTTACCGTCGAGGGCGTCGAACTGACTGCGGAGGCCGTGCAGGGCCACTCGTCCGGCGAGACCATCTTCACGTTCGAGCACGACGGACAATCGAAGGCCATCGTCGGCGACCACGTGCTCGCCGACATCACGCCGAACCCGCTCCTCCAACCGCCCGCGGAAGAAGGCGACCGTCGTCCGCGCGTCCTCCCAGCGTTCAATCGCTCGCTCTCGGCGCTCCGGGACCGTGACCTCGATTACCTCCTGCCGGGCCACCGCGAGGAGATAACGGACCCGGCGGAACGAATCGACGAAATCCTCGCCGCACACGAAGAGCGGACGGAGAACGTCCGTGCGCTCGTCGACGGCCCGACGACCGCGTTCGACGTGATGACCGAACTGTTCGGCGACCTCCCCGCGACGGAGTACTTCCCCGGAATGAGCGAGGCGGTGGGACACCTCGACGTCCTCGAAGAGCGGGGCGAAGTGAACCGACACGAACAAGGTGGCGTCGTCGTGTACGAAGGAGTAACTCAATGAACGAACTGCAACCTGTCGCGCTCGGTGACGAACCCGCAGACCTCGTGATTCGGAACGGTCGCGTCCTCATGCCGGAACTGTGCGAGTTTCAGGCGCGCGACGTCGTGGTCAAAAACAATCGCGTCGCAGCGCTGCCCGAGGACGGCACCGAGTCGATAGGTGACGAGACGACGGTCATCAACGCTAGTGATCGCGTCGTCACCCCCGGTTTCATCGACGCACACACGCACATCGACCTCCACCAGACGTTCGAGAACGCCTACCACTACGCCCTCGAAGGCGGCACGACGACGGTCGTGACCGAGGTTTCCGGGTTCGGTCCCACATTCGGCGTGGAGGGCGTCGAACAGTTGCTCGCCGCGACCTCCTACCTCCCAATTCGGGTGTTCGCCACGGTCCCGCCCCAACCCCTCATCGACACGTTCGAACCGGCGCGCGCGGACGCCGAATCGCTGACGGACCTCCTCGGCGACGCTCGCGTCGTCGGCGTCGGCGAAACCGACTGGATTCACGCGGTCGGCCGCGACTCGCCGACGGAGGAACTGTACGAGCGCGCCCACCTCGAAGGCAAGACCGTCACCGGCCACGGCGCGGGCTGTTCCGGCGAGAAACTACAGGCGTTCGCCACCATCGTGGACGACGACCACGAGTCCATAACGGGCGAAGACATCATCGAACGCGTCGAGAACGGCATCCACGCCGTGGGTCGCTGTGGGTCGATTCGGGACGACATGGCGGCGGTCGGCGAGGCCTACGAGGAGGTCGGCGCGGCCGAAATCTCGCTCTCGACCGACGGAATGTGGCCCCGCGAACTCATCGGCGAGGGGTACATGGACGTGGTAGTGCGCCGAGCCATCGAGGAGGGCGTCGCGCCCGCGGACGCCATCCGCATGGCGACGCTCAACCCCGCCCGCCACTTCGACCTGCCGAACCTCGGGTCGCTCGCGCCGGGCAACATCGCCGACATCCTGCTCATCGACGACCTGGAAACCGTCAACGTCACCACGGTCATCAACGGCGGCGAGGTCGTCTACAACAACCACGAGACGACCGTCGCCCCGCGCTCCTACGAGTATCCGGACCACTTCTACGACAGCGTGAACGTCAGCACCGACCCGGAGGAGTTCCGCGTGCCCGCCGACGTAGCGGACGACGGCGAGGTCCGCGCCATCGAGTACCGCGAAGGCCTGATTTCGGGCCAGACGCGGGTTCGACCGCCGGTCGAGGACGGGGAACTCGTCGCCGCACCCGAAGACGGCCTGCTGAAAGTCACCCTTCTCGACCGGCACCCGGACGGGGACGGAACCGGTTTCACCGGCTTCGTGACCGGCTTCGGTCCGGTGGAAGGAGCGGTTGCGACCAGCCTCGTCTGGGAGACGCCCGGCGTGCTTGCGCTCGGGAGCGGCGAGGACCTCAGACGCGCCGTCGCCCACGTCAACGAGATGGGCGGCGGTTGGGCGGTCGTCAGGGACGGCGACGTGGTTGCCGAACTCCCGACTCGAATCGCCGGCGTCTGCTCGGATCTCGAAGTCGAGGAAACGGCGAAGCTGTACACCGCCATCGAGAGTGCGTTCCGTAGCCTCGGCACGGACGTCGAACGGCCGATGATCGGTATTCAGACGCTGACCTTCCCCGGCGTCCCCTCGCTAAAACTGTCGTTCTCGGGCTACGCCGACATCTTCTCGCGTGAAATCGTCGGCCTGACGCCCGAATAGTCGGCGGGAATTTTCGACATTCCTCTCGACTCTTTCCTACTCCCTTGGCTCTTTCTCACTCCTTCGGCTCTTTCCTTTCTCGCCTACTCGCTCGCTTCTACCTCCTCTCCCCCGTGTTCTCGAATCGTTCGAATCTGCTCGTACGGGAAGAAGTTTCTCCCGCCTTTTCGGTGCAGCCAAACCCCCGTGTCGTAGAACTCGAGTTCGTCGCCTTCGACCGGCGATACGATGTTCTGATCTTTCCCCCGTTTGCCACTCGGGACGAGGTACACGTCGTACTCGTTCTCTGGCATGGGGCGAATACGTCGAACACGGCCAAAAGCGTAGTGGGCGCTACGAGTCCTCGTAGATGGTGACTCGACCGTTTCGTTCGACGACGACGGCGAACCCTTTGTGGATGAACTCGACCCGCCTCGGGACGCGTTTCTCGGAGTGGCGACCGAACAGGTCCTCCAGTGCATC is part of the Haladaptatus paucihalophilus DX253 genome and encodes:
- a CDS encoding NADPH:quinone reductase; the encoded protein is MRAVRYHEHGGPNVLQVDDIDRPEPDDDELLVAVRAAAVNPVDTYFREGSYSPGDLPWIPGSDFAGEVEAVGDDIEEFEAGDRVFGTGLGNDRPGTCAEYATTPTDTVAHLPNGVGFEEGAAVALVGVTAWRALIDHGDLEPAETCLVHGGSGGVGHVAVQLAAATGARVTTTASEDYHDRLEAVGANTVLDYRREDLAEAVEEAGKPDVILDHRLDDYLQFDADVAATGARIVGIGNEDVAAGFENVPAARSKELTITLMSMYNTPDISAVLARLARLVADGEVVPEIARTYSLDEVDEAQRDVLEESFLGKLVVEP
- a CDS encoding glycerophosphodiester phosphodiesterase, whose product is MSPTDAPNHIAHRGFADDYPENSPLAFERAADCADAIEMDVQRCGTGELVVFHDAKLGRLTDEYGLVQDTPWSVLRGLSILGSDETVPSLETALDAVPAGTAINLELKHVGMADRVLDAVGAVENEILLSSFDSRVLRNLRERDADVRLAYINQRGPNCIDTAVDLDCACVHPRADLCDASFVARAHEAGLTVNSWTVDDEEGAATLAEAGVDGIVSDTSAVF
- the sucC gene encoding ADP-forming succinate--CoA ligase subunit beta, whose translation is MRLHEYQAKEVFSDAGIPTPDSALAESVEEVVEAAEDIGYPVAVKAQVHVGGRGKAGGIKLAEDRDEAEEAAEDILGMDLKGYTVEQVLVEGAVDFVNELYVGVTMDRGEGKPVAMVSTKGGVDIEAVAEETPDAIAREHIDPAFGMHPYQARKAVFDAGVDKDIAMDVAGVLTTLYDLWSDKDANDAEINPLMVTSDDEVIAADAVLNIDDDALFRHPDLAEMEEDSYEDDLERKAGEYGFDYVRLDGNVGIIGNGAGLVMTTLDLVDYYGGEPANFLDIGGGAKAERVTNALDMVFSDENVDSVVFNIFGGITRGDEVAKGINEALESLDEIPKPVVVRLAGTNAEEGMDILNTDLVQVEATLEDAVQRAVENAEEEQ
- the sucD gene encoding succinate--CoA ligase subunit alpha — its product is MSILVDDDTRVVVQGITGGEGSFHTEQMMEYGTNVVAGAVPGKGGQEVQGVPVYDTVNEAVEEEDADASVIFVPPAFAGDAIFEALDTDLDLAVAITEGVPTQDMSKVYKRLSETDTRLLGPNCPGIITPGEAKLGILPGNIFESGNVGLVSRSGTLTYQVVDSLTQRGIGQTTAIGIGGDPIIGTDFIDALSLFEDDPDTDAVVMCGEIGGEDEEEAAAFIAENMDTPVAGFIAGRTAPPGKRMGHAGAIVSGSGTGTAESKINALNDAGVPVGDTPEEVADNIEDFL
- a CDS encoding DUF7344 domain-containing protein, which gives rise to MDHGLPLSRSFDVLSHYRRRLVLYHLLETFDGAVHHDALAEIIVNETDGMEVTAETHDRAMTSLRHVHFPKLADAGLIESGREENTVRLRTLPTMVERLLDLSSDYEMGTPSRR
- a CDS encoding helix-turn-helix domain-containing protein; translated protein: MIIAEITVQTPVLESTLAAHPDVTIEVERERSVGSEETVQLLFWAHGDDHDGFEAAMADDSSIAEFEHLAEDDGRRLYRANYSEAVSAASSNHVWVDLGGVLLDAVGTRDGWEARFRFPDRDAFASFADWWQDNYDTLSVDALYSSADDSGGMELTELQHETLRRALDAGYFDVPRRTTLEELAEEFDISAQALSVRLRKGTAALVENSVTEDTI
- a CDS encoding PIN domain-containing protein; the protein is MNSDSDALEKVDELESNGHAQKIPAMTLQELFIGIGASDLPKS
- a CDS encoding DUF7553 family protein yields the protein MNAHFKDAWHHLRHAGSHLGRGVREELRPVERKAREVTGRERPTEPSRRERMRENLRDAEHRAKERSRSAMRDAKNRMRMS
- a CDS encoding MBL fold metallo-hydrolase, encoding MFTRLSIPTPFQIGPVNAYLAGRTLVDPGPGSEEAWTALLDGLERHDLAPTDIEQVLITHPHPDHFGSAKRLRESGARIVASTEAAAIVRDFGDRLAYEQEYFADFFDRCGMAETTAKTVTDLPEAYLSVAPGVETDLELDDGESVTVEGVELTAEAVQGHSSGETIFTFEHDGQSKAIVGDHVLADITPNPLLQPPAEEGDRRPRVLPAFNRSLSALRDRDLDYLLPGHREEITDPAERIDEILAAHEERTENVRALVDGPTTAFDVMTELFGDLPATEYFPGMSEAVGHLDVLEERGEVNRHEQGGVVVYEGVTQ